acaacacaggtttgaatgATGCAGGTTCACTTCCATGTGGATTTTTTCAACAATAAATACAATGGTAATGCTCCATGATTTCTATCCCCTGTTGGTTTAGTCTGTGGGTGCACAGGGGCACATTTAGGGAAGGTTGACTCTTAAGCTATTCTCAGATTTTTGGCTGCATGGAGAGTGGGTGCCTCTCACAGCTTTTAAGAGTCAACTGTACTTACTCTAGCTGTCCATTCAGCCAACGAACATTTAATTCACACACTTGCTACGAAGATGACTGGAATGGTGTTCTCTTAATGATGGTTTTTTCTAGGTGGTGTATTTGTGATGACTTCTTTAAAAACTAATGTTGAgatatgtttctcttttttttaggaATGAGGGATTTTGAGAATGGGGGATTTGAAATGTTCCGTTagcacaaacaaacaaaaaaaactaaagaaaaaagcaGGCCCCGTCACCACCTCTGCTTAAAATGATTGATTAGCAGTTTTCCATTGCTCCAAGGTTAAAGTACAAGGTCCTTAAGAAGACCATCAGACCCTGCATGAGCTGACCCCTGCCTGCCTCACCACCCTTCCTTAGTGATTTCTGAGTTCTAGCACATGGGctccttttctctttgtattcTGTTCCTGCTGCCAGGAACAGttttctttgccatttttttccccccactctgtatttttcttttcattcttttttccattatttcacagctcaaatgtcacttctttggagaaactttCCTTTACCTCACCTCTTAGTTCAGAGCCTTGATCATTCTCGTAGCATCCTGTACTGTTTCTCCATATGCTTGTCACACTTTGAATCATACATTTACTTGTGTGGTGTTTAATGTCTGTCTGATTAGACCACAAAATTCACAAGGGCAGGGTCAGTATCTGTTTATTCCTTAGAATCTAGCATAGTAATTGGCAATTAATATATAGtcagtatatatttaaattaacaaACATTTGAGGAAATGCTCATAAGATGCCGTGATCTTGCTCTTATCCCCAGAGGTAAATATCTTTTACCAATAAGGATGAAGCTAAAGCTGAGAAACTAATCATTTCACCCTTTTTACCTGTTTGGGCTTCCTTATAAGATACCATTTGAGCCGAAGATTCCATGGCTGAAAAAGCTGTAAGGTCTGTGTACTATACCAGGCCATCTTCTTTTCATGTTGCCTTAGCTCAAAGTATATAAACTTCATTTGGGAATTGCTTCCTGACTTTGGCCTGAGACATTCGGGTTCTGTCCTGGCTTGGATTGacgttttttctttcttcccaggtGGACTATCCCAGGATCTGAAAGCTGCCTCCAACTGCTTTCTGATGGCGTGTGAGAAGCCGGGAAAGAAGTCCACTGAAGCCTGCCACAATGTTGGTCTCCTGGCACATGATGGACAGGTCAATGAGGATGGCCAGCCCAATCTGGAGAGGGCCAGAGACTACTACACAAGGGCCTGTGATGGCAACTATGCCGCTAGCTGTTTCAACCTCAGCACCATGTTCCTGCAGGGCGCCCCCGGCTTTCCCAAGGACATGGGCCTGGCATGCAAATACTCAATGAAAGCCTGTGACTTGGGCCATGTCTGGGCCTGTGCTAATGCCAGCCGCATGTACAAGCTTGGGGATGGTGTCGATAAGGACGAAGCTAAGGCTGAGGAACTAAAAAATCGGGCCCGGCAGCTGCACAAAGAACAGCAGAAAAATGTCCAGCCTTTAACATTTGGGTAGGGTGGCCCACCCTCCCATGCTACAGACAGCTTGATGCTGGCACCTCCTATTTCTGATGGAGCCCTTGAAGGTCGACTTGCTGGAGAAGAAAGACTTGGTGTTTAATGTCAGTAACTCTGATTACATAGACCCATTGCCCCCCGGTGTCACCCGCTCAGATGTAGtctgaaatgtttattttggtCAATATTTGTTTATCTGGTGTGATCCACATTTATAAGATTTTGGTTCTCAAACTCTTTtcctgttctgtgaaaaatagcaGACTAGTGAGCCATAAATAttatgggggtgggaaggagagacaGAGCAGGAAACTGGAAAAATTAGTAGTCACAGGACCTGAAGgaatcaccatcatcaccattattttAGTTGGGAGAGCTTAAAAAATCAAAGTATCTTGATTTACATAATAGCGGGTTTAAGGAGCTAAGAACAGTTAAATAGTCAGGATTGCCACCTGCTGACTTATGTAATCATTGGTGTGGGCTGCGTTTTTGTTTTTAGAGTCAGATTTTTCAATAAATTCAGAGATTGGGAGTTACGTGTGATGTAAAGATAAAAGTCATTATGCTTCTGAGTTGCTCCAGAGGGTAAAACAGAAAACTTCCTTTAGTGGAGACATTCACATGTTAAAAATAACATCCTCAGACCACTCATTTGGTACTGTTAATAAAATAACTTACCCTAGAAATTTGTAAGCAAGGGATTGATGATACATTTTGTCCCTCAGAACTGAACCTTTTCCACTGTTCCTGTGAATAAACTATCTCAGTTGGTtagtgtgtgcctgctaagtcgcttcagtcgagtccgactctttattacactagggactgtagccccctaggctcctctgtccatggggattctccaggcaagaatactggtgtgggttgctatgccctacTCCAggcacaagagacgtgggttctatccctgggggatcttcctgacccaaggattgaacccgagtctctgatgtctcctgcgctggcggctgggctctttaccactagctccacgtGGTAAGCCCTGATTGATTAGTGGTTTGTGGTATTCTCTCCAGATTCTTGGTAGCGTAGAAGTGATTTTCATTGTGGTGTTTGTGCCTTTTaagaatatttgctttttctgttatCTTCGTTACTTGACACTAGGGGGCGAGCTTGTCATTTTTCTGCTGATGACATGGTCCTTATTTCTGTCATCACTTATGGTTTTAGGGCTTTCAATTTTGCAGCTGTTTTAGAAGGAAAGCATGCTGTATGAAGGTACTTGTAAGCACAGCCTGCTTGCTTCTCAAGTTGATATGAGACTTTCCCAAGAGCAGAGAAGCTTTAAAGAGTgactttagttttaaaatataaagtaattttttttttttaaatataaagtaattTTTGTTGTGGTTAAGATAAATGGTGTAGACCAACAAGCATATAAAGAATTCTCAACATCACCAGTcattaggggaatgcaaatcaaaaccacaatgagataattacctcatacctgtcagtgtggctcttaccaaaaaaaaaagaaaaaacgtgTGTTGGAGAgtatgtggagaaactgaaagcCTCATACTTtgttagtgggaatataaaatagtgCAACCACTACTGCATATTGAAAACAATATGgcagtttttcaaaaaattaaacgtAGAATTATCATATGGTTCAGTAATTCCACATCTGCATATATATCTGAAAGTATTGATAGCCGGGTCTCCAAGAAATATTTGTACActcatgtttatagcagcattcaCAAAAACCAGAAGGCAGAAGCAACCCAATGTTTATAAATGGGTGAAGAGATAgacaaaatgtatatatgtgcaatGGAATGTTAGTCAGCCTTGAAGGGAATTCTGACATGCTATAAAATGGATGAACTttgacattatgctaagtaaaataagcccaTCACAAAAAGaagtactgtatgattccacttagatgaggtattttaaaaagtagaagggTGGTTGCCATGTGTTaggaggtgggggaagaaggGAGTTGTTTAATGAGTAATACTGTTTAGATTTTgaagatgaaaagttctggatATAAACCTGAGcaaaaatgtgaatatacttaacactgtATATTTTAACATGGCTAAATTAGGttaatgtatattttaccacaattttgggcttccctggtggctcagtggtaaagaatctacatgcaacgcaggagacacaggttccatccctgggtcgggaagatcccctggaggaggaaatggcaacccactccagtattcttgcctgggaaacctcaaggacagaggagcctggcgggctatggtccatggggttgcaaaagagtcagacatgacttagtgactaaacaaccacaattttttaaaacctgtaaacacttaattttttttttaatgcaggatTTAAAGTTTTATGGTCTCATGAAATGCAGTTTGGAGCAGAGTAGAAGAAATAGTTATCCCTCACTATATCCTTTATCACCTACCAGCATACTTCATTCAGCCCAATAGCGTTGTTTAACCTTTTTTAAGAATCACATCTTTTCAATTGATTAGTGTGTTTTGTAATCTTGAAAAATTGGGTTAACTTGATTTTTGGTGTCAGATATGCTGGGTTATTTTTTATGGACCAACTCCTGCATGGGACCCATGATGCTAGTCTTCTTTGGATCACATACTGAGATGGGGCTGGGAACAATGGAGTAGAATTAACAGTATCCAAATGTTATATTTCACAAAGGTTATTAACTGCAGATAATAATATATTGTCCAGCAGGGTCCAAGGCCATTGCATACCCAGGTTGATATGGTAAGGGATCGGTTGATAAAAACATTGTTTGGTTTCTCACTTTTGTGCAACCTTTGAGGCAAGGTTTGAAAAGGGGTTTTCATGCTCTGGTCTGAGCAAGCAAGGTCATTACCCTGTCTTCTGGCCAGCAGGCAACTATTTCCAACATTTTCCCTCCATCCCAGGCTTGGGCTAGGTGGTCTTATGGGGAAGAAGTTTCTTAATTAACTGGTGATTTGTGTTTTCGTTTAGTGTTCTCACTAAAATCTCACAGTGTACTGCTCATTGCTGTGAGCAAGAAAGGGAAGTAGGAGTCCCAGAGAGGTAGAGGGAGGGGgcggctggggcggggggtgtctCAAGATTGGGATTTTATCTTGTGGGTCATGTAGAGTCACCGATGGGTTTTGAGCGGGAGAATGAAAGCACATTTGGAAACCAGATCACTGTGGTgtggaaaatggattaaagagccTCGTGGGAGTAGGAGGGGAATGGAGTTAAgcatggggttaaaaaaaaaaaaaacatttctagcCTGGGCACATGGATGGACCCAAGAGCCATTCATATTGATTTGGAACTCATGAGATCGAAATGGTGGAAAAAAACAGTTTTGAGCTGTTTgctggtttgtttgctttttttatttaaaaatgctttacattttaatatgtCAAAGTTTCATGAAACTGCTTGAAAAATTTTGTGAGCAGCAGCTTGGCAGAGGGACAATTTCTAGACTTTAGACCCTACAGATGTGAGAAACTCTAACTTAGTTAAAGAATTACTAAGTGTGCGTgttaaagaatgagaaaatacaaattaaaaaataatttatgtttttagaAAACATCAAGGAAtcgctttgggggaaaaaaggtca
This portion of the Cervus canadensis isolate Bull #8, Minnesota chromosome 2, ASM1932006v1, whole genome shotgun sequence genome encodes:
- the LOC122436967 gene encoding cytochrome c oxidase assembly factor 7, with product MAGLVDFQDEEQVKSFLENMEVECNYQCYREKDPDGCYRLVDYLEGIQKNFDEAAKVLKFNCEENKHSDSCYKLGAYYVTGKGGLSQDLKAASNCFLMACEKPGKKSTEACHNVGLLAHDGQVNEDGQPNLERARDYYTRACDGNYAASCFNLSTMFLQGAPGFPKDMGLACKYSMKACDLGHVWACANASRMYKLGDGVDKDEAKAEELKNRARQLHKEQQKNVQPLTFG